A window of Methanobacteriaceae archaeon contains these coding sequences:
- the cas3 gene encoding CRISPR-associated helicase Cas3': MVLLAKPDEYLMQHTENTLKVFSSIKNAYFEVPEICSVPNFWEHLFYSLFFHDFGKGASGFQNALKDGNYWNYRHEILSASFISSLDDIFSEEDIKSIGMCIITHHKDLNDLSRYDTYKNVNLESYIEKLDELKPNFDELIEYMELIPSLSKKYLGYELKIPKKITFNELINPFDNVIYDYEDDIDDGNYSRLQGIYGIFLKGFMNACDHLASGGQYEVLNGVSIANLLNFTNLRTTQEISSKTKGSAFLIAPTGSGKTEASLLWAENNQNDIYSKRLFYMLPYTASINAMYERLSQLLENENLVGLIHGKSSYFIYKLLTNDIGDVKKIKNLTKKIYRPYKILTPFQIIKYLFGVKGFEMGLSELTNSLIIIDEVHAYDSRTTCLLLESCKFLKENLNADIFIMSATLPTFLKNLFEEELSINNMIQLSNNELDTFTRHKVNVIENHIENYCDVILNDINDGKKVLIVCNTVDKSQKIFKWFREKNIENSALLHGKFILKDREEIERKLNDLDLLIGTQAIEVSLDIDYDVVYTEPAPFDALIQRFGRVNRRGWSENIVKPVNIFTYGSDNDKFIYNQEIVKKTLDKLKDVDLLKESIIQGILDDIYGDGFSDKDQETFDEVKDSFESVTTNLIPFKNSSNLSFYKLFNSIEVVPFKYCEEYFEKVDNKEFFEAMGYCLNITVGQFHKQNSLNNIEKIRDTFFISVPYDSSLGLLLSDEESTLL; the protein is encoded by the coding sequence ATGGTTTTATTAGCTAAACCTGATGAATATTTAATGCAACATACTGAAAATACTTTGAAAGTGTTTAGTAGTATTAAAAATGCTTATTTTGAGGTACCTGAAATTTGTAGTGTTCCTAACTTTTGGGAACATCTTTTTTATTCTTTATTTTTTCATGATTTTGGAAAAGGAGCTTCTGGTTTTCAAAATGCATTAAAAGATGGGAATTATTGGAATTATCGCCATGAAATTTTATCTGCTTCATTTATTTCTTCTTTAGACGACATTTTTTCTGAAGAAGATATTAAATCTATTGGAATGTGTATAATTACACATCATAAAGATTTAAATGATTTATCTAGGTATGATACATATAAAAATGTAAATTTAGAATCATATATAGAAAAATTAGATGAATTAAAGCCTAATTTTGATGAATTAATTGAATATATGGAGTTAATTCCTTCATTAAGTAAAAAATATCTTGGTTATGAATTAAAAATTCCAAAAAAAATTACATTTAATGAGTTGATTAACCCATTCGATAATGTAATTTATGATTATGAAGATGATATTGATGATGGTAATTATAGTAGATTACAGGGTATTTATGGAATTTTTTTAAAAGGTTTTATGAATGCATGTGATCACTTAGCTTCAGGTGGTCAATATGAAGTTTTAAATGGTGTTTCTATAGCAAACTTATTAAATTTCACTAATTTAAGAACAACACAAGAAATATCTTCAAAAACCAAAGGAAGTGCATTTTTAATTGCTCCAACAGGAAGTGGTAAAACAGAAGCATCATTATTGTGGGCTGAAAATAATCAAAATGATATTTATTCAAAAAGACTATTTTATATGTTGCCGTATACAGCAAGTATTAATGCGATGTATGAAAGATTATCTCAACTTTTAGAAAATGAAAATTTAGTAGGGTTAATTCATGGGAAATCTTCTTATTTTATTTATAAATTATTAACAAATGATATTGGGGATGTTAAAAAAATAAAAAATTTAACAAAGAAAATTTATAGGCCATATAAAATTTTAACTCCATTTCAAATTATCAAATATTTATTTGGTGTTAAAGGTTTTGAAATGGGACTCTCAGAGTTAACTAATTCATTAATAATTATTGACGAAGTTCATGCATATGATTCTAGAACTACATGCTTGCTTTTAGAGTCATGTAAATTTTTAAAAGAAAATTTAAATGCTGACATTTTTATAATGTCTGCTACATTACCTACTTTTCTAAAAAATTTATTTGAAGAGGAATTATCAATTAATAATATGATACAGTTATCTAATAATGAATTAGATACCTTCACACGGCATAAAGTTAATGTTATTGAGAATCATATTGAAAATTATTGTGATGTTATATTAAATGACATTAATGATGGTAAAAAAGTTTTAATTGTATGCAATACTGTTGATAAATCTCAAAAGATTTTTAAATGGTTTAGAGAAAAAAATATTGAAAATTCTGCTCTATTACATGGTAAATTCATATTAAAAGATAGGGAAGAAATTGAAAGAAAACTCAATGATTTAGATTTACTTATTGGTACTCAAGCTATTGAGGTTTCATTGGATATTGATTATGATGTAGTATATACTGAACCTGCTCCTTTTGATGCATTAATTCAAAGATTTGGTAGAGTTAATCGTAGAGGATGGTCAGAAAATATTGTCAAACCAGTTAATATTTTTACATATGGGTCAGATAATGATAAATTTATTTACAATCAAGAAATTGTTAAAAAGACATTAGATAAATTAAAAGATGTTGATTTATTAAAAGAGAGCATTATCCAAGGAATATTGGACGATATTTATGGTGATGGTTTTTCTGATAAAGATCAAGAAACTTTTGATGAGGTTAAAGATTCTTTTGAAAGTGTAACAACTAATTTAATTCCTTTTAAAAATTCTTCTAATCTTAGTTTTTATAAATTATTTAACTCAATTGAAGTTGTTCCATTTAAATATTGTGAGGAATATTTTGAAAAAGTTGATAATAAAGAGTTCTTTGAAGCAATGGGTTATTGCTTAAATATTACTGTGGGACAATTCCATAAACAAAATTCTTTAAATAATATTGAAAAGATACGGGATACATTTTTTATCAGTGTTCCTTATGATTCTAGTTTAGGTTTATTATTGTCTGATGAAGAATCTACACTCTTATGA
- the cas5b gene encoding type I-B CRISPR-associated protein Cas5b — MKCLRIIIEGWTASFRYPTFISGFQPTLPVPPLSTIYGLLSAVKGEFVTPKDVNVGFVFDSEAKNVDLEFIYEIKGLKGNKSNVVKREFLFNPKLYLYLDNLEFKKFFERPHYPLLLGRSSDLAYVSEIKEIDMGKKSDINLGKTILPFGTEGAFGVIQALPTHFSEDIPRKAIGTKPYILMNQFYKYSGECFFDEELNWGIWMHNEG; from the coding sequence ATGAAATGTTTAAGGATTATAATTGAAGGTTGGACTGCTTCATTTAGATATCCTACTTTTATAAGTGGGTTTCAACCTACTTTACCAGTTCCACCTTTAAGTACAATTTATGGATTGTTGTCTGCAGTTAAAGGTGAATTTGTCACTCCTAAAGATGTTAATGTTGGGTTTGTTTTTGATTCTGAAGCAAAAAATGTAGATTTAGAGTTTATATATGAAATAAAAGGTTTGAAAGGAAATAAATCTAATGTTGTTAAAAGGGAATTTTTATTTAATCCTAAATTATATTTATATTTGGATAATTTAGAGTTTAAAAAATTTTTTGAAAGACCACATTATCCATTATTACTTGGTAGGTCTTCTGATTTGGCTTATGTTAGTGAAATTAAGGAAATTGACATGGGTAAAAAATCTGATATTAATTTAGGTAAAACAATTCTTCCTTTTGGAACTGAAGGGGCTTTTGGAGTAATACAAGCATTACCTACTCATTTTTCTGAAGATATTCCTAGAAAAGCAATTGGGACAAAACCTTATATTTTAATGAATCAATTTTATAAATATTCTGGTGAATGTTTTTTTGATGAAGAGTTAAATTGGGGAATTTGGATGCATAATGAGGGATAA
- the cas7i gene encoding type I-B CRISPR-associated protein Cas7/Cst2/DevR, whose protein sequence is MSNNVVGLMLIDAPHSALNNAGSDAGDRTDNIVRVKTIRKGRVRYPYVSGQAFRYWLRETLEDKFNWNMSPISRESKIAFTEANPIEYPDDDVFGYMRALKKKDGGTVTRISPFKNSPLVSVVGQNPTNDFGVMARQENGDPVPYEHEFYSTIFKGIFSIDLGSLGVFSEIEKTGYRNMYPNLVKLAEEKGLVHKDDCWLLDDETRIKRATDIISALPYLSGGAKNTSHLTDVTPKILVLAAIDGGNHIFMNIIREENDETVFDIDALNEVISEYKDILRTDIYIGLRKGFLNETQDCIIEYAKNNDNVHVGTIKEMIDKFSEEIPKLI, encoded by the coding sequence ATGTCAAATAATGTTGTTGGTTTAATGTTAATTGATGCTCCTCATTCTGCACTTAACAATGCAGGCTCTGATGCAGGAGATAGAACAGATAATATTGTAAGAGTAAAAACAATTAGAAAAGGAAGAGTAAGATATCCATATGTTTCTGGTCAAGCATTTAGATATTGGTTAAGGGAAACTTTAGAAGATAAATTTAATTGGAATATGTCACCGATTAGTCGTGAATCTAAAATTGCATTTACTGAAGCAAACCCAATAGAATATCCTGATGATGATGTTTTTGGGTATATGAGAGCACTAAAGAAAAAAGATGGTGGTACTGTTACAAGAATTTCTCCTTTTAAAAATTCTCCATTAGTTTCTGTTGTTGGTCAAAATCCTACTAATGATTTTGGAGTCATGGCTCGTCAAGAAAATGGTGATCCAGTACCTTATGAGCATGAATTTTATTCAACAATTTTTAAAGGTATTTTTTCCATTGATTTAGGTTCTTTAGGAGTTTTTAGTGAGATTGAAAAAACTGGATATAGGAATATGTATCCAAATTTAGTTAAATTAGCTGAAGAAAAAGGTTTGGTTCATAAAGATGATTGCTGGTTACTTGATGATGAAACAAGAATTAAACGTGCCACTGATATAATTAGTGCATTACCATATTTGTCCGGTGGTGCAAAAAATACTTCTCATTTAACTGATGTTACTCCAAAAATTTTAGTTCTTGCAGCTATTGATGGTGGAAATCACATTTTTATGAATATAATTCGTGAAGAAAATGATGAAACAGTATTTGATATTGATGCTTTAAATGAAGTTATTTCAGAATATAAAGATATTTTAAGAACTGATATTTATATTGGTCTTAGAAAGGGTTTCTTAAATGAAACACAGGATTGTATTATTGAATATGCTAAAAATAACGATAATGTTCATGTTGGAACTATTAAGGAAATGATAGATAAATTCTCTGAGGAAATTCCAAAGTTGATTTAA
- the cas8a1 gene encoding type I-B CRISPR-associated protein Cas8b1/Cst1 — MSDDLNIVITGNPFIDSGIYALATKLDKNISDITLEDIKIESEKLSRLYTESSWKKDMYTIFPNNVLTNPASTNKSDLNEIYLEKLNDLINSIGDVQESGSCMGCGRRNVEEVFRKDVIPLTGSNSLVNFFSFGNSGADYCSLCALLVQFSPLIMYHCGGKMIVLHSNSQKVMKFWAKKAIRNIEVQKSSGEFEGCYNKGITRPTNAIFNIISQVIDSGRKWRNETPSFNFYYFTNYNQNPELDIFTLPTSVFKFLTEIPIDDRINWNFIIKKSYKFVKWDKVESDDDYKNNPNTVYNNLMEGKSILRLFYNIKFKKTYCSWKLVESYMKEVWNMDKKRIEVIKDVGDRLSDYIKNNDDPKSLNNLERASNYNNFRNILRKILKNKISKGDNELLFTYDDYVNYLFPEGNMTWRETQDLLLFRIYENLHDWLIEKEYVVEVTEDEILEED, encoded by the coding sequence ATGAGTGATGATTTAAATATTGTTATTACGGGTAATCCATTTATAGATTCAGGTATCTATGCTCTCGCTACTAAATTAGATAAAAATATTTCAGATATTACTCTTGAAGATATTAAAATTGAATCTGAAAAACTTTCTAGATTATATACTGAATCATCTTGGAAAAAAGATATGTATACTATATTTCCAAATAATGTTTTAACTAATCCTGCTTCAACTAATAAGTCTGATTTAAATGAGATATATTTAGAAAAATTAAATGATCTTATTAATTCAATTGGTGATGTACAAGAAAGTGGCTCTTGTATGGGTTGTGGTAGACGTAATGTAGAAGAGGTTTTTCGTAAGGATGTAATTCCACTAACGGGTTCTAATTCTTTAGTTAACTTTTTTTCTTTCGGGAATTCTGGTGCGGATTATTGTTCACTATGTGCATTGTTAGTTCAATTTTCACCATTGATTATGTATCATTGTGGTGGAAAAATGATTGTATTGCATTCAAATTCTCAAAAAGTCATGAAATTTTGGGCTAAAAAAGCAATACGTAATATTGAGGTTCAAAAATCATCTGGAGAGTTTGAGGGTTGTTATAATAAGGGGATTACAAGACCAACTAATGCTATATTTAACATAATCTCTCAAGTTATTGATTCTGGAAGAAAATGGAGGAATGAAACTCCTTCTTTTAATTTTTATTATTTTACTAATTATAATCAAAATCCTGAATTGGATATTTTCACATTACCCACATCAGTTTTTAAGTTTCTAACTGAAATACCTATTGATGATAGGATTAATTGGAATTTTATTATTAAGAAATCTTATAAATTTGTAAAATGGGATAAAGTTGAATCTGATGATGACTATAAAAATAATCCAAATACTGTTTATAATAATTTAATGGAAGGAAAATCAATTTTAAGGCTATTTTATAATATTAAATTTAAAAAAACGTACTGTTCTTGGAAATTAGTTGAATCATATATGAAAGAGGTTTGGAATATGGATAAAAAAAGAATTGAAGTTATTAAAGATGTTGGAGATAGATTATCAGATTATATTAAAAATAATGATGATCCTAAGTCCTTAAATAATTTGGAACGTGCATCTAATTATAATAATTTTAGAAATATATTAAGAAAAATATTAAAAAATAAAATTAGTAAGGGTGATAATGAATTATTATTTACATATGATGATTATGTAAATTATTTATTCCCTGAGGGTAATATGACTTGGAGAGAAACACAGGATTTATTATTGTTTAGAATTTATGAAAATTTACATGATTGGTTAATTGAAAAAGAATATGTTGTTGAAGTTACTGAAGATGAAATATTGGAGGAAGATTAA
- the cas6 gene encoding CRISPR-associated endoribonuclease Cas6: protein MRLKINLKSENNFKVPFNYNHILSSIIYNKIADLDLANKIHDSNSFKFFNFSQINIKKRKLVKDGIIARDGRISFYLSSPDDLLVKNLVSGFVDDLEINFKNDKLIVEKIEALKTPDFREISEFKTLSPINIRDSKEIDGKVKRIDLAPSDKFFKGIENNLIKKYCIFNNIENTDKKISAYSEMAHVKRKRITIPKGPNTTYHRAYMMDLILEGDTDLIKFAYDVGVGEKNSMGFGMLRYIETEN from the coding sequence ATGAGACTCAAAATCAACCTCAAATCTGAAAACAATTTTAAAGTACCTTTTAATTATAATCATATCCTATCTTCAATTATTTATAATAAAATAGCTGATTTAGACCTTGCAAATAAAATACATGATTCTAATTCCTTTAAATTCTTTAATTTTTCACAAATCAATATTAAAAAAAGAAAGCTAGTAAAAGATGGAATCATTGCACGTGATGGAAGAATTAGTTTTTATTTATCTTCTCCAGATGATTTATTAGTTAAAAATCTTGTTAGCGGTTTTGTTGATGATTTAGAAATTAACTTTAAGAATGACAAATTGATTGTAGAAAAAATTGAAGCATTAAAAACACCTGATTTTAGAGAAATTTCAGAATTTAAAACTTTATCCCCAATTAACATCAGGGATTCAAAAGAAATTGACGGGAAAGTTAAAAGGATTGATCTTGCACCGTCTGATAAATTTTTTAAAGGTATTGAGAATAACTTAATTAAAAAGTATTGTATTTTTAATAATATTGAAAATACTGATAAAAAAATTAGTGCTTATTCAGAGATGGCTCATGTTAAAAGAAAAAGAATAACAATCCCCAAAGGTCCTAACACTACATATCACAGAGCATATATGATGGATTTAATTCTAGAGGGTGATACTGACTTGATTAAATTTGCATATGATGTTGGAGTTGGAGAAAAAAATTCAATGGGCTTTGGAATGCTAAGATACATTGAAACTGAAAACTAA
- a CDS encoding thymidylate synthase, with translation MLTINQCYLDFVDKVLSKGSETYKDSNHHLVESLGNFYIIDDPFNLKFRAKYQNYTTDMLLADIKSGKFDIEGCPIKSDALYEYVKSAENPDDQGFVYTYPNRIFAHFDIDQFNTMKQRILTATGSNRAVAVTIDPQLDAKREDIPCLQFLQCIVRDNELTIHCLFRSNDIFGAFYSNMFFIAYLGLKMKEEVNKEIVGEKLNFGGVHYHSTSGHIYNTDLKAARKLIKTNK, from the coding sequence ATGCTTACTATTAATCAATGTTATTTGGATTTTGTGGATAAGGTTTTAAGTAAAGGTAGTGAAACTTACAAGGATTCCAATCATCACTTAGTTGAAAGTTTAGGAAACTTTTACATCATAGATGATCCTTTTAATTTAAAATTCAGGGCTAAATATCAAAATTACACTACTGATATGCTTTTAGCAGACATTAAGTCAGGAAAATTTGATATTGAAGGATGTCCTATTAAAAGTGATGCTCTTTATGAGTATGTAAAGTCTGCTGAAAATCCTGATGATCAGGGTTTTGTTTATACTTATCCTAATCGTATTTTCGCACATTTTGATATTGACCAGTTCAATACTATGAAACAGAGAATTTTAACTGCTACCGGTTCCAATCGTGCAGTTGCAGTTACTATTGATCCACAGCTTGATGCCAAAAGAGAAGATATTCCTTGTCTTCAGTTTTTACAATGCATTGTTCGTGATAATGAATTAACAATCCACTGTTTATTCAGAAGTAATGATATTTTTGGTGCATTTTACTCAAATATGTTTTTCATAGCATATTTAGGTCTTAAAATGAAAGAAGAAGTCAACAAAGAAATTGTTGGTGAAAAATTAAACTTTGGTGGAGTTCACTACCACTCAACTTCTGGCCACATTTACAATACTGACTTAAAAGCAGCACGTAAATTAATAAAAACAAATAAATAA
- a CDS encoding C1 family peptidase: MLYNIKKVIIICLIALLVVIPTAYASNNQTDFELNDNILSDSYYFDANVDVSGNGSLNSPYKTLRNNVHDDSVIYLNEGIYSGYSIEVNNITIIGKSSENTIIKNMNIDVDGSLVICNVTFMNSRITNGGSITLINSIFKDSYASIGGFLSSSNSSVNITNCTFTNIHATNYAGVIYATNSNLNIADSVFSGNYANYYAGVIYCDKNSKVTISNTNFTNNQAKNDAGGVIYGRDSEIIANYVSFSNSSATFGGAITALNTNLNLTNIDARDNKAKYRGGSIYSVYGDYTIVNSTFENNVASDGGAIFVDSPDLLTVSSNKFINNSALNVGGGVYIISNETYVILNISFLNNSASINNDIYETILPNLTIGNGDYILIYYNQSYDGDLPSSYDLRTLNQVTSVKNQGNGGNCWSFAALASLESCILKATGNAYDLSEENMKNLMSLYSEYGWDITPNDGGYIAMGIGYLTSWLGPVNESDDSYYGSSALSPVLNSFIHVQNILFLKRTSYTDNNEIKRAIIEQGAVSTSIYWDKNSYANGKNYYNYDHTSSANHAVVIVGWDNNYSKTNFKKIAPGDGAWIIKNSWGTSGGENGYYYVSYYDVRLAPLNNPSSTYTFVLADSIKYDKNYQYDIPGQTDYLLNSSSSVWYKNKFTATDDEYLTAVSTYFQKDTTWDLYIYVNDELKLIQSGNAVASYSTIELNQFIPLKIGDDFEVVFKITVEGNAGVPISEIISLNNLFYGENISYISYDGENWNDLFNLTWTYHNHSYKSQVACIKAFTVLNKINSTVTLTINDECNPVEIIATVLNQYGNPVNSGQVIFNIEGNEYTVDIINGISKLNYIFKNSGVKLIKVSFNSDKYTGSSSNITIHSKQVSIVANDMVSCHNGTFYYSIRLIDDDSNPVANKEIKFKINDKVYVVSTDSNGIAKVSLKLAFGSYNIEIGFNDVINNEGYNLTKKITLKSSITTLANEVYAYNSNYKVILLDNYGKRLSNCNVEIIVNGITEYLGTDDEGVLNYNIELSPGSYSITVINPETGGKSIQNIKVVSRMTGNKDITKYFSVVSYYKVKVVDDNGKIKKNLKVTIKLNGKTYYKYTDSHGYVSLKISSLKAGKYTITATYNGFKVSNKITVKHNVITKDMAIKKGKTGKFTAKIVDSKGNILKYKIVTFKFRGKTYKVKTNKYGVATLKIAKKTKITKYSITTTYGRETVKNTISIVK, encoded by the coding sequence TTGTTGTATAATATTAAAAAGGTTATCATCATATGTCTGATTGCATTGCTCGTTGTTATTCCAACAGCATATGCAAGCAATAATCAAACAGATTTTGAATTAAATGATAATATTTTATCTGATTCTTATTATTTCGATGCTAATGTTGATGTTTCAGGTAATGGATCATTAAATTCTCCTTATAAAACTTTAAGAAATAATGTTCATGATGATTCTGTAATTTATTTAAATGAAGGTATTTATTCAGGATATTCTATTGAGGTTAATAATATAACTATAATTGGTAAAAGCAGTGAAAACACTATAATTAAAAATATGAATATTGATGTTGATGGTTCACTTGTTATTTGTAATGTTACTTTCATGAATTCAAGAATAACAAATGGTGGTAGCATCACTTTAATAAATTCAATCTTTAAGGACTCATATGCTTCAATTGGTGGATTTTTATCTTCTTCAAATTCTTCTGTAAATATAACTAACTGTACATTTACAAATATTCATGCAACAAATTATGCAGGTGTTATTTATGCAACAAATTCTAATTTGAATATTGCAGATTCTGTTTTCAGTGGAAATTATGCTAATTATTATGCTGGTGTTATTTATTGTGATAAAAATTCAAAAGTAACTATTTCAAACACTAATTTCACCAATAATCAAGCAAAAAACGATGCTGGTGGAGTAATATATGGTAGAGATTCTGAAATTATTGCCAATTATGTAAGTTTCTCAAATTCTTCAGCTACTTTCGGCGGTGCAATAACTGCACTTAATACAAATTTGAATTTAACTAATATTGATGCTCGTGACAATAAAGCAAAATATCGTGGTGGATCAATATACTCTGTTTACGGAGATTATACGATTGTAAATTCCACATTTGAAAATAATGTTGCTTCAGATGGTGGAGCAATATTTGTTGATTCTCCTGATTTACTTACAGTATCCTCAAATAAATTCATCAATAATAGTGCTTTAAATGTTGGTGGAGGAGTTTATATAATATCAAATGAAACTTATGTAATTTTAAATATTTCATTTTTAAATAATTCTGCTAGCATTAATAATGATATTTATGAAACTATATTACCTAATTTAACAATTGGTAATGGAGATTATATTTTAATTTATTATAATCAATCATATGATGGTGATCTTCCAAGTAGTTATGATTTAAGAACTCTAAACCAAGTAACTTCAGTAAAAAATCAGGGAAACGGTGGAAACTGCTGGTCATTTGCAGCATTGGCTAGTTTGGAATCCTGTATATTAAAGGCAACAGGCAATGCATATGATCTTTCTGAAGAAAACATGAAAAATTTAATGTCATTATACTCAGAGTATGGATGGGACATTACTCCGAATGATGGAGGATACATTGCAATGGGTATAGGATATCTTACTTCTTGGTTAGGTCCGGTAAATGAAAGTGATGACAGTTACTATGGTTCATCAGCATTATCTCCAGTACTTAATAGTTTTATACATGTTCAAAATATATTATTCTTGAAAAGAACTAGTTACACGGATAATAATGAAATAAAAAGAGCTATTATTGAACAGGGGGCTGTTTCAACCAGTATTTATTGGGATAAAAATAGTTATGCAAATGGAAAAAATTATTATAATTATGACCATACTTCTAGTGCTAACCATGCAGTAGTTATTGTTGGATGGGATAATAATTATTCTAAAACTAATTTTAAGAAAATCGCTCCGGGTGATGGTGCTTGGATAATCAAAAATAGTTGGGGGACTTCTGGTGGTGAAAATGGATATTATTATGTTTCATATTATGATGTACGTTTAGCACCCCTTAACAATCCATCTTCTACTTATACATTCGTCTTAGCAGATTCAATTAAATATGATAAAAATTATCAATATGATATTCCGGGTCAAACTGATTACTTATTGAATTCATCTAGTTCTGTCTGGTATAAAAATAAATTCACGGCAACCGATGATGAATATTTAACTGCAGTTTCAACATATTTCCAAAAAGATACAACTTGGGATTTATATATTTATGTAAATGATGAACTTAAATTAATTCAGTCTGGTAATGCAGTTGCAAGTTACTCAACAATTGAATTAAATCAATTTATACCTCTTAAAATTGGAGATGATTTTGAAGTTGTATTTAAAATAACTGTTGAAGGCAATGCAGGTGTTCCGATATCTGAAATAATTTCACTTAATAATCTGTTTTATGGGGAAAATATTTCATATATTAGCTATGATGGTGAAAACTGGAATGATTTATTTAATTTAACTTGGACATATCATAATCATTCTTATAAATCACAGGTTGCATGTATTAAAGCGTTTACAGTTTTAAATAAAATTAATTCTACTGTCACTTTAACCATTAATGATGAGTGTAATCCAGTTGAAATAATTGCGACAGTTTTAAATCAGTATGGAAATCCAGTTAATTCAGGCCAAGTCATTTTTAACATTGAAGGAAATGAATACACTGTTGATATTATAAATGGAATTTCAAAATTGAATTATATCTTTAAAAATAGTGGTGTCAAATTAATTAAAGTTTCATTTAACAGTGATAAATATACTGGTTCTTCTTCAAACATAACTATTCATTCAAAACAGGTTTCAATAGTTGCAAATGATATGGTTTCATGTCATAATGGGACTTTTTATTATTCAATTCGTTTGATTGATGATGATTCAAACCCTGTGGCAAATAAGGAAATCAAATTTAAGATTAATGATAAAGTTTATGTCGTTAGCACAGATAGTAATGGAATTGCAAAAGTATCTCTTAAATTAGCATTTGGTAGTTATAATATTGAGATTGGATTTAATGATGTTATAAATAATGAAGGATACAATTTAACTAAAAAAATTACACTCAAATCTTCTATTACAACACTTGCAAATGAAGTATATGCTTATAATTCCAATTATAAGGTAATTCTTTTGGATAATTATGGTAAACGGTTATCAAATTGCAATGTAGAAATCATTGTTAATGGTATAACTGAATATTTGGGCACTGATGATGAAGGTGTTCTTAACTATAATATTGAGTTGAGCCCAGGATCTTATTCAATAACAGTTATTAATCCTGAAACTGGAGGTAAATCAATCCAAAACATTAAGGTTGTCTCAAGAATGACTGGAAATAAAGACATAACCAAATATTTCAGTGTAGTAAGCTATTATAAGGTTAAAGTAGTAGATGATAATGGAAAAATTAAGAAAAACCTTAAAGTTACTATTAAATTGAATGGTAAGACCTATTATAAATACACTGATTCACATGGATATGTTTCATTAAAAATTTCATCCTTAAAAGCTGGAAAATATACAATAACTGCCACTTATAATGGATTCAAAGTATCTAATAAAATAACTGTAAAACATAATGTTATAACTAAAGATATGGCCATTAAAAAAGGAAAAACAGGTAAATTCACAGCAAAAATAGTGGATAGTAAAGGTAATATTTTAAAATATAAAATAGTCACATTTAAATTTAGAGGTAAAACCTACAAGGTTAAAACCAACAAATATGGTGTTGCTACTTTAAAGATAGCTAAAAAGACTAAAATTACTAAATATTCCATAACTACTACTTATGGTAGAGAAACAGTTAAAAATACAATAAGTATTGTAAAATAA